Proteins from a genomic interval of Pseudomonas asplenii:
- the syrC gene encoding syringomycin E biosynthesis aminoacyltransferase SyrC produces MTISTDAALRLCETVRMLRHLAIHLPDPVCLSFLAQGNDPLPEQASADVRATERAVNAAFARIGVHALQYLHGGAAQLSSFEYFISRKICEALDYRYDHFVNEQETTAFRRLLKHFDFSGAVPEIETLHLTTRDNVSLSVHASTDRERTAIVLALPCGMPFDLCRDWFNALSERFFVVTWETRGLFGPCSTFDQIAVDTEAQVADLISVMNHFELSRAHLMGICGGAVIALSAAAAHGNRVNSLSLWHGDYNLGDNDLRTPHQQNFEWLMETAANDRQEASDLQTMFLDQATLATTPEPIAHVALYPYVNPELFYRYARLNDALNKTELVSRLAKITVPTLVVAGDADATTHIGGSRHIAAAIEDAILHVEENGSHLAFFESTHASKQTAFDFLEEVLQPDFA; encoded by the coding sequence ATGACTATTTCCACCGACGCAGCGCTGCGCCTGTGTGAGACCGTGAGGATGCTTAGGCACCTTGCCATCCACCTGCCCGATCCCGTCTGCCTGAGTTTTCTCGCCCAAGGCAATGACCCGCTCCCCGAGCAGGCCTCCGCCGATGTGAGAGCCACGGAACGGGCGGTCAACGCCGCCTTTGCGCGGATCGGCGTGCATGCCCTGCAATACCTGCACGGTGGCGCGGCTCAACTGTCGTCCTTCGAATATTTTATCAGTCGCAAAATCTGCGAGGCGCTTGACTACCGCTATGATCACTTCGTCAATGAGCAAGAGACGACGGCGTTCAGGCGACTGCTCAAGCATTTCGATTTCAGCGGTGCAGTGCCCGAGATTGAAACACTGCACCTGACGACCCGCGATAACGTTTCCCTGTCGGTGCATGCCAGCACCGACAGGGAGCGTACGGCGATCGTCCTTGCTCTGCCCTGCGGCATGCCCTTCGACCTCTGCCGCGACTGGTTCAACGCCCTGAGCGAACGTTTCTTCGTGGTCACCTGGGAGACCCGTGGGCTGTTCGGTCCCTGCTCAACCTTCGACCAGATAGCCGTGGACACCGAGGCCCAGGTCGCCGACCTGATCAGCGTGATGAATCACTTCGAACTATCCAGGGCGCACCTGATGGGCATCTGCGGCGGCGCGGTGATTGCCCTCAGCGCTGCCGCCGCCCACGGCAACCGGGTCAACTCCCTGAGCCTGTGGCATGGCGACTACAACCTGGGCGACAACGACCTGCGCACCCCTCATCAGCAGAACTTCGAATGGCTGATGGAAACCGCGGCCAATGACCGTCAGGAGGCCAGCGACCTGCAGACGATGTTCCTCGATCAGGCCACGCTGGCCACCACGCCGGAACCGATTGCCCATGTCGCGCTCTACCCTTACGTCAACCCGGAACTGTTCTATCGTTATGCGCGACTGAACGATGCCTTGAACAAGACCGAGCTGGTATCACGCCTGGCAAAAATCACCGTGCCGACCCTGGTGGTGGCCGGCGATGCCGATGCCACCACGCATATCGGCGGCTCGCGCCATATCGCTGCGGCGATCGAGGATGCCATCCTGCATGTGGAAGAGAACGGCAGCCACCTGGCGTTCTTCGAATCCACCCACGCCTCCAAACAGACCGCCTTCGACTTCCTTGAGGAAGTCCTCCAGCCGGATTTCGCCTGA
- the syrB2 gene encoding syringomycin E biosynthesis L-threonyl-[L-threonyl-carrier protein] 4-chlorinase SyrB2 translates to MSKRFALTPEERASFEKNGFIGPFDAYSPEEMKEAWKRTRLRMLDRSAAAYQDLDAISAGTNIANYDRHLDDDFLAEHICRAQICDRVESILGPDVLCWRTEFFPKYPGDEGTDWHQADTFANASGKPQILWPEHEDFGGTITVWTAFTDATIANGCLQFIPGTQNSMNYDETKRMSYDPEANNSSVVKDGVRRGFFGYDYRQLQIDENFKPDESAAVPMVMKAGQFIIFWSTLMHASYPHSGESQEMRMGFASRYVPSFVKIYPGSDHIEEYGGRISLEKYGAVQVVGDQTPDYNRLVTHTTRGKKFELS, encoded by the coding sequence GTGAGTAAACGATTCGCCTTGACCCCGGAAGAACGCGCCTCGTTCGAAAAGAACGGTTTTATCGGCCCATTCGATGCCTATTCGCCGGAAGAAATGAAAGAAGCCTGGAAACGCACCCGCCTGCGCATGCTCGACCGTAGCGCGGCGGCCTACCAGGACCTGGACGCCATTTCCGCTGGCACCAACATCGCCAACTACGACCGTCACCTGGATGATGATTTCCTCGCCGAGCACATCTGCCGTGCACAGATCTGCGACCGCGTCGAAAGCATCCTCGGCCCGGACGTGCTGTGCTGGCGTACCGAGTTCTTCCCCAAATACCCAGGCGATGAAGGTACCGACTGGCACCAGGCCGACACCTTCGCCAACGCCTCCGGCAAGCCACAGATTCTCTGGCCGGAACACGAGGATTTCGGCGGCACCATCACGGTCTGGACCGCGTTCACCGACGCCACCATCGCCAACGGTTGCCTGCAGTTCATCCCCGGCACCCAGAACAGCATGAACTATGACGAAACCAAGCGCATGAGCTACGACCCCGAGGCCAACAACAGCTCGGTGGTCAAGGACGGTGTACGCCGCGGCTTCTTCGGCTACGACTATCGCCAGTTGCAGATCGACGAAAACTTCAAGCCCGACGAATCCGCCGCCGTGCCGATGGTCATGAAGGCCGGCCAGTTCATCATTTTCTGGTCGACCCTGATGCACGCCTCCTACCCGCACAGCGGCGAATCCCAGGAAATGCGCATGGGCTTCGCGTCGCGTTATGTCCCTTCGTTCGTGAAAATCTACCCGGGCTCCGACCACATCGAGGAGTACGGTGGCCGTATCAGCCTGGAGAAGTACGGTGCGGTGCAGGTGGTCGGTGACCAGACACCGGATTACAACCGCCTCGTGACCCACACCACTCGCGGCAAAAAATTCGAACTGAGCTGA